In the genome of Aedes aegypti strain LVP_AGWG chromosome 2, AaegL5.0 Primary Assembly, whole genome shotgun sequence, the window agtcaaAAGAAGCTtgcagaatattaaaaaatctttcatcggcaaaaaattggaaaaagacgatttttgtatttttacccttctcccatatatgagttcataggagaatattagagatacactaatatgatgacttttaacggcttaatgatcaatttgacatatctttaacatgaatgaattcttagatgttttaaattaagcatcatttcctacatacactcacacaatatgaccagcccatggtggtatgccgtattttatataatggaaatttcacttttcacttcagaaaagcTCATATGAACGCTTTGTATTCTTCTCTCTGAATCAAATAAGTAATATTTTACGTATACGGTAAAGTTTTCTAATCAGAATAGGAATTCCCAGAAATGGATACACATGGCAGTATAGGCTGTATTCATGTGCTTATACGCGCAAAAGTCTTGAGAGAAGGTTCACTATAACATGATTAACAGTAAACGGCTTATATAGCCTTAATGTGGTCTCAAGCTCATCGTGATACAAGTTTTGTGCTGTCAGTAACCTACTCAAATGCAATGCGCACATTATATTTGGGGTTTGAAGTGCCTGATTTTGAgtaaaagggctggattacttCGGATCGACATTATGTCATCACTCCAATTATTTGTCATAAGATGAATAATAAATGTGGCGACGATGACAAATCGATCCAACGtagttcagcacttttattcaagacttcgcacttatggagagggcaaattttgcgaaatagacACAACAATTTGAATATCCAACATGGACACATACATTTTagtatcgtaaaacgaggtatctttgaaaatgcggctaactttgatagtgcgggatccgcaacgtactaaacaaaataacaaaaattatgttattcagttaagcaaaacgaatacgaAACTAAGGGGTATCAGTGTGACACTTCACCTCTGAGCTGTTTTCATGCCAATCGAGagtatttgaggctttataggtattcgaatatttaaaaatgatgagattttggtactttcaaaacgctcacaaacaatctgttttactatcactatttcatgaaactataatgagttcggtacgtatgcttgatgtcctagctatagtagaacatgaatctggtatcaaacctcatagggaaaaacagttttacaatttggaatcattttcgtaatcaaagtcacaaattcccatataacattaaaagcctagaggtatgcaacgcctcatgtactttacgggattcattcgatttatactcattcatgttccaaaaacgattgatttatggtgaattcaatgtcgaaacatgattatcgatagatatctattcagagatatacttttatacccattattatcaatttatgatggtgtttatcatgtttgttttgactgaaaaccgttttaaagatgtttcttgttcaataagttctgtactttaattgataaaatctaatccagtttctcttttaacacttcagttgtcgcgctgttgtattctgtacaacactggtggaaAAACCTCGCTCTTCGTtcccaacagcagcgtggtggttctgacggtggcaaaccgcgcgacgactggaaggttaacattctccaatccaattcaaactgtgatgatgtcaaacaatagtttgttttggattttcatgtgcttatctactcattatcaatgttaccccattaccaaaaactgactttcgattatatgaaaaactatagattcattaagatcgaaccgttatgcaatctttcatgtgcaatcgataactaacaaaccagtgcttgttttacaaataaaaaataaaatatttagattttctctaaaaaaactatcaaagttaccccgtttgatggtatgtatttagttttaagtatatgAATGTAACTAGGGATACGTTAATGATGTGAGGTTTTAGCAAACGCACCCAACCAGCGGCTGcaagatttccatttaaatctgcatgacaactttacaagtattatataatattgttactcatacaagaaatataagactatcatagttttttttttattttcacatcttacattttctgtataaaccctgtatatgtaacgatattttacaatatttgaatGCGTTCTTGTTTTGGATGTAGACATACCGTATACAGGTTTACGTAGAATCTTcctccatctttcaatcaaaacaaatgtgaataacaAGACCAGCTAGATGTGAACAcaccatacaaaatttaaacagtacattgccctatataattgtatggcggtttattttaatggttgcatgtaattatacaattgtctgttatcttaaaaaagcttcatgttcaataacgaactccaatgatttcaattattctgtagaataggaaacattgattaaaacttgataagttgtagtatgtttaccttaaggctaagtagcccgtcattcgttttggcaacaatgatgactttttagcttgcatttcaaagtgatgaaactcagtcttgatagtttatattgacttgaaaaagtgtCACTGcatgcgctaacatgcatagagtatgctgatactttttcaggtgaGTCAGTGCagaaccaactgattttctttgattcgaaatcgtgagatgaatcagcaacaatcatcaacgacgcgaacaaagttcaatgacggcctacttcgccttaataaaTCTATGTAAAAATGCGATGTCGTTAATAAACCGCATACCACCACCAATACTCGGTCTTTTGCATCAAACGATGTCACTCTAACATTTCTTTCCTTCCccaatgaccgtaaggacgtggccggcacggTTATCGAATTTGTAATGCTTAGAATTATCGGGTCCTtgtgcaattttgattattcttgTCGAAAACTTGTAAATTTATGTAGTTAcaatcaatgaaattataaGAACATTTTCTGGTATAAAATCATATATAaacttttctaaaaatttccatgagaaattatttgaataatCTTCAGTAGAGGAGTAATCCTTGAATAAAATGCTGGTAAATTCCTTCCGGAGCTAATTCTGAAGGCATTCATTTCAACTTTACTTGAATTCCCAGTacaaattcatggaggaattactggaggactTCATAAATGTCTAGAAAATCTTTGACGCATTTCCTTGGAAAATCTGTGAAATAAGCAGATGCTACACTTTCCACTTGTTTAAcgaatttaaaaattacaatggCGTCATATTTATAACATAAAGCAAACAGTAAATCAGGTTGTCTACTGCTTGAAAACAAAAACtagaaaacctggaattataaAGGAATTCAACCTATAAataacctggaattctcagggaattttgccGGCCATCACTTTCCAAAATTCATCCACGATTACTCGCAGGAAGTGTTCCAAAAATCTTTCAGGTATTGTTCGATGAAATCTGTTACAAACTTTTCAGAGAATTTCCCGATAAATTTGACCTCGGCTTCCTCATTAAGTTCCTCTAAATTTCCAAATCTCCATGGATActtcaaaactttattcaaggttccacaccagcaattattacagttttTGCACTagagcaattattacagtttcTGCACCGAacattcatacatatttttttcaggaatttcatcaagttatcaagaaaattcTAGTGAGAATTTTATAGAAGAtataggagttctttcagaggtCCTTGTAAAAATTCATCAAGGCACACTTAGAACTCATGCAAGCTTAATAAGAAGTTACTCTaggattttgtttcgtaattcCTCGCggatatttttaacaattttctccaaaataatcTGTAAAATTTCCTTGCAATTTCcctggagagatccctgtatgaatgactggaaaaaatatttaaagacttacttgagtaatttttcgaaaaaaatggagaaGTTCTTGAAGGTGCTCTAAACGGAAATGTTGGAGGAAGTACTAGGGAAATCAATGGAATATTTGGAacttaattgaaaaatatctgaaacggTCTTTGGAgagattttttatggaatctgcAAAGTAATTTCTGTGAATaattccaaattgaatttttaaggGTATTAAAAACGAATTTCTTTAAAGGATTTCAAAGAAAGCTTATGAAAACTCTCAAAACTAACTCCTGGAGAGATCTTCGGAGTAATATGTGAAATAAATATTCAGTAAAACTAGCAGCAAATCTACAATAAAACGAGCAGTAATGCTTGTAATCACCCCTATTATTGTTTCCATTCGAATGCCCTTTCGATGTCGCATTCTCGATTACgctagcaaaatcaaatgggccatggattcgaacgaataggattctATCGAAAGTTGAATCCGCCTTAAACAAGAATCAGGATGAATGTCAcgagaaatcttataaaaatatcTGTTTAACTTTACCCGGCAATTATTTTTGAACACAAGGGCACTGAAACCGCAAAAATCCTCAATGTGACGGCACTGGGGCAAGTTGGTCGGGTTCCTTTCTCTCGGCACGTACGGTAAAcagttctcgcataacttgagattacgccctaaaagccattggtaacggAGTGTGTAGCTCCTCGTTTCTAAGCAAACTAATGGACctggatgaaaactatcaccactgggagatagggGAGGTTCtcctcttcatcgtagcattgttaaataacgtgtaaaaccATTATTTTGCTCGGTAGCAACAAgatacacactcggttaccaatggctattagggcgagatcacatgTAATGCGAGAGTTGAACCATACAACACGCTCGCGAAGTGCTTGCTGTTTCGAAgccatcttcgattgaactgACAGCACCCGAGCAAAAAGAAACATGCCATCCATTTTTAGGGAGTCCAGAGGCAGGGTTGGTAACCATCGGTTTCATCACTGATCGAtgacgaaaaattaaaaaaatatatattcagtGCGTAAAAGATCGTCATTTTTGTTGTCTTCAATAACTGACACGGACACCACGACGAAACAAAGCCGCAAAAAGTCCACGAGTAATATTTTTCGTCACTCTTTGCGTCACCCCTCCACACTGAACCAACATAAGCTTCTaattaggggggtctgtagccttgaggttacgcttccgcttcataagcggaaggtcatgggttcgattcccagcccctccacaaaaaaaaatccgtccagccaccagaagatgcctcacggagcacatccatcctccgtcagtatcagatggtgactgagacaaactgaccctcttcgcaggcagctagcctcactaatggaccgatgcacgagttcattaatttgacttttgagcggtgcgtgttatttacgtgaccatggcaacgagtgaattcggcaccgctcaaacgtcaaattagtgaactcgtgcattggtccatagctgagctctctcctacctgctcggtgtgagagtaaaagagtaggagagagtgaacgCACAATTGAAGACAAAAAGAGTCTGAGCTACGAAGCTGTCTTGTGTTAGCAATTAGGCAAGTACATTTTCAAGAAGTTGTGTTAGTCCTGCTGGTAGGCGCGTGCTACTGATATTCTGAAGGTTTTTTGTTCAACTCCGAAAGCGGGCTGATTTTTTTTGCGAGTTCCCTTTTTGGTCGGCCATTCAATTAGCACCGTCTGCCTTTCTATTCAAGCTGAACGTGTTCAACAAAAACACAGACAGAGAGAAACGGCACGACGAGGTGCTTGGTTGCTGGTAGTTGAGCGTCGCGACACGTTGTTGGTTGCGCTGAGCTGAGGTAGAGacgaaagtttttatttttagtcACCGTCACTGATAGTCATATCCGCCGGCTTATAATAACTCTGTCAAAGAGCAATTCTCTTGGAGAGAAAACAAAATTACGCTTGCTACTTTTATTACAAAAAGGTATTACAAAAAGGTGTTATTTGGTTATCACTGAAAACTATGACATATTCAAGGAATTCACCATGAAATCTATGGAACTGTAGCAGTATGTAACTGTAATGGATTCAAAAATACGAAATTAAAATTTAGCAAATTCTCCTTCAATCAATGTTCTATTCTATTCGTTATCattaattttgacatttctgATTGTAGATGCCTTTCGGCAGCACCCCAAACGCAGAAGCGTGCGGAAAACCGCCCAGTGGCCGACGACAAGAAACCCAACATGTCCTTCTTGACCAATATCTTCCGCGGTGAGGTGCAACCCGCTCAGGTATTCCCCTATCCGGAAGTGCTCGATGCCGAACAGAAGGAATACATTGCCGCGTTTGTCGATCCCGTGACTAGATTCTTCGAGGTTGGTTCCGTTTGAGTCCTTTCATCCAATCTGACTTTCTAATTGTCATCACTAATTTCAAATTCAGGAAGTCAACGATCCAGTGAAGAACGACAGCACTGCGAACATTGATGAAGCTACTGCGGATGCCCTTTGGGAGTTGGGTGCCTTCTCACTCCAGGTTCCCCCGGAGTACGGTGGCCTCGGTCTGAACAACACCCAATACTCCAGAATGTGCGACATCATCGGTGGACAAGACTTGGGACTTGGAATCTTCATCGGTGCGCATCAAAGTATTGGATTCAAAGTAAGTGACTATCGAAACACGTGAGCTGATTATTCAAACACAGATAGATCTTCTGTACCGATAAGAAGCTTGTTTATTATGAAATCATTCAAACGCCCTCTATCGCTTATCTCCGTAGGGAATTCTGCTGTACGGAACTAAGGAGCAAAAGGAAAAATACCTCCCGAAGGTTTCTACCGGACGGACTTATGCTGCGTTTGCTTTGACTGAGCCGAGTTCCGGTTCGGATGCCGGTTCAATCCGATGCCGCGCGGTCAAGACCCCGGATGGCAAGCACTACGTATTGAATGGATCCAAGATTTGGATCTCTAATGGTGGAATTGCCGACATCATGACCGTTTTCGCTCAAACCGAAATCGAAGACCCTCGCACCGGGCAGAAGAAAGACAAGGTAACTGCGTTTATCGTCGAGCGCGGATTCGGAGGTGTTACCAGCGGACCTCCAGAGAACAAAATGGGCATCAAGTGCTCCAACACGGCTGAGGTTTACTTCGAGGACTGCAAGATTCCCATTGAGAACGTCCTTGGAGGTGAAGGCAATGGATTCAAAGTGGCCATGAACATCCTTAATAATGGTCGATTTGGCATGGCCGCCACTCTGTCCGGTACTATGCGAGCCTGTATTCAGAAGGCCACCGAACATGCCACAAATCGTGTCCAGTTCGGCAGGAAGTTGGAGACGTACGGGGGTATTCAGGAGAAGCTAGCCCGGATGGCGATGCACCACTATGCGACACAGTCGATGGCCTATATGATCTCTGGAAACATGGACTCCGGTTCTACCGACTACCATCTGGAGGCGGCCATCTCGAAGGTGTTTGCTTCGGAATCGGCGTGGTATGTGTGCGATGAAGCGATTCAGATTCTTGGCGGAATGGGATTCATGAAGGACGCCGGCTTGGAACGTGTGATGCGTGATTTGaggattttcagaattttcgagGGAACGAATGACATCCTGAGGCTGTTTGTCGCCTTGACTGGTATCCAGTACGCTGGATCGCATCTCAAAGAACTGCAGAAGGCGTTCAAGAACCCGGCTGCCAATTTGGGCTTGATCTTTAAGGAGGGTTCGCGACGAGCGATTCGTAGCATCGGCTACGGTGGAACTGATCTGGCACCGTTCGTTGCTGGTCCACTGAAAGATTCCGCCAAGCAGTGTTCTGAGGTACAATGTAATTATCCGGTTTATTAGAAACACGAACTAAATATGCGTTACATTTACAGAGTATCGACATCTTCGGTCAAGCGGTGGAGTCCCTGTTGATCAAACACGGCAAGGGTATCGTTGAGGAGCAGTTTATGCTGAATAGGCTGGCCGATGCTGCCATCGACACCTACGCCATGGCTGTGGTTTTGTCTCGGGCGTCTCGAGCTGTTCAGAAGAATCTTCCTTCCGCAGAACATGAGATCCTAATGGCGCAAGCTTGGTGTCATGAGGCTGCCGATCGAGTGCGCGTCAATATCCGCAAAATTAACACCGATTCGTTTGCGAAAAACTACGGCAAGATGTCGCAAATCTCCAAGAACATCTGTGCGCACAACGGAATTGCGCACAACAACCCGCTGGATATTGATTAATCGAAGCAGTGATGGCCGAGCTAGTTTTAAGGACAAAACGATATGATTCATAATGGTTTTCTAGCGAAAATTTTATTAGGGAATCTTGCACGACTGTGTCAAATATTCACCAAATGAGAAAGCGTTCGTACTGTTCAGGAGAAAGCTTGCGATGGCTGCAGGAGTTGGGCCTAGCCCCAGCTGTTTATGTATGCAAGTTGATTGATATTTAGAATGAACGATTGGTGGATCAATTAGATAGCCAATTTCACCGACATCCACTAATTTATGTTACTACTTTTAGTTGTCTGAATAACCATACTTTACGTTTTGTTCTATGTATATACAGTTACCTTTATCATATAGTGTCTGCTTTATGTTCAGAAATACATTAAGTTTTACTACACttccagaagtttttacaatttTCGATGACGCACAGTGGTCCCGAATTCAAAAATCATGGCAAAAATTACGCATACCAAATATTTTACAAGTATTGATCATGACAAGTATTAAGAGTTGCCAATCATATTTTGGGGATAGTCAAactttttttagttttcatggAACGAAATCATTACAAAAAGtgtgtggtcttttgattccgTTACATGTTCCTGTGAgacgagcgacggaatcaaaatcattcgtgttcggttcgcattgttcgagtgcgaaaagatattcgtgttcaatcgaggatggattaccaactggtgagctctgTTTATGATAACATCTGTTCATCGTTAtgtgaatttcaaacaaacttcgaatggttcgtcactacaagtgtcgacatagatccttattcctgtttcatattattttaaTATGTACATAGGATGCAGACCTACTTGGGCAGTTCCATGATTCCCTTTGGCATGGGGAGTTTTTCTCAGACGAATTATCGAAAATTtgcaacaagaagcactttagtacgacgcatattatgGGCAAAATATGAGCTCCGTAGCATTCAAAAAACCTCACTTCCGAAGTGaaccaaaagtgccaagaataggatccggcttccTACCTTCTTCATTATAAATGTCAACGTACTGTTTCAATCTTCTACCAATATATTTCCACCGcgagacaaaaattcaaaacaaaaccagCTTTAAGTAAGAGtcccttatccatggatcgcatcgcCGCCCAAAGGTGACTGCCAGATATCcttaccagatggtatcctttggaaggacatgtcctcctttttgatCATATGTCCTCCCATCCTCCttttgctgaaaatgttctcttgtttttttttttcaaattaatcgaaTATTCAATTTCATGTTTATTAATTTTCTTAATATTTATTCGTTAGAAAAAATAGCTATTTGTTAGACTTGAAaaaggatgattttttttactttcaaacttagTATTAAATTTGGCGACATTTCACCACTTGTTTTCTGCATGTTTGCGAATTTTCAATTTGGAAATAATTTAAGATACCTATTCGATGTACATTTTCTACGAGTTTAGAATCGGCCATGGAATATTTTCTAGATAATGTTTGATTTGTCCACAAAAGTATACTTCATGAACTCTTTGTCGCCTTCTCGCTGTGCATGTTCTGTTAACAGCGGCTTCTTCCATATTGTCTGGGAACTTATTAGTGGGTTGAAATGCTATtggatttttcaacaatttttttgcaCTTAACCTTTATGTATGAAATTACTCTGAATTAAAACAAACTTATCAACCAAACCAACATcctctattttatttgaaaaaatggtatTAGATATACGGGtccattcatttatttaacaGAAATTTGCAGAGGAAAGGAATTATCGTTGATGTTTCTCTTCAATTCTAGAGGTCTATTTCAATTCAAAACTGATATGACTTCAATATAATTCAGGTTGGAACTACTGAATAGTAaatcgttttattttaactgcaAAATCTCTCATACATATTAATTCTATTTGGAAGCTTACTATCAGTGCAACGTacaattgtcttgaaaatatgttttactcATATGCAACAAGATCACGACTTAAATTTTTAGCAGTTTATGAATCCTAGAACCGTGCAGAGCAACCTTTTGAATGACCTGTCATATGTAAGGATAAATTAATCAAACTTCAAGTTTGAATAAGGGAAGTGTCAAATATACAGCAACACACTATAGTATATATATCGAATTTGGATGAAACACCCAGTGACATAGTCGGAAAAAATCCAGTAAGAGCGGAAtcttaaaaagtttatttaaaaccattattatttttaatccaGAACCTAGGTAGTGCTTCAAAAAATCAATCACTTCAAATCATCTCAAATAATATAATATGTAATTCTTATTTCCAAACAATTCACCAAAGTGATCGaacgaattttgaaaatattatcaagAAAAACTCCATtccttattttttaatatttttatcaagATTTTCCTTCCAAATTTACCCAAAATCATTGGAGATATTCAGTGACTTACAAAATAGACTCCTTAACTTTTATATTGCATGTTTATTTCACGGAATAACACaaaatatacttaattttgtaCTACGGCGTAATTCGAATGAGTTTAGTAACTTAGAAAAGTTAGAATAgataatcccttaacaccccacttatttaaaaaacgagacttttttcataaaaattcccATGAATCGAAACCTAgatagaattttcaaaaatttttgtttgtgctatgatctcaattaactagagtgtccatcccgggacatcccgagacaaaaaatcccgggatttgacaaatttcgggatttcccgcttcccgggattttatttctgccATCCCGGgagtcccgggattcccgaaatgtacgtagaatttgatgaaaaccactaaatgtcaatgaaaaacaatgacatttttcctcactatcaaccttatttgataaattaaaaaagcaTTATGATGAAGAaaataaacgagtaattatttttatggaaacatCAATTTACCAacttaaaaacacatttttatttgacTAGTTGCAAAGTTTAGCCTATGCTAATGTTGAAAAGACAAGCAATaataagcctatgctgagatagaaaatttgaaagtacatctATTGCATGTCAGTCTCActgcagattttcgcatcgtgtaatacaaaaacgaatcgttatttggtcaaCTTTATATTTAACTCAGAGAGGTAAAGAGGcgaaaagcaaattatgaaagttttattgaaatcgaaacatgtttcaatctactgaaattttttgaaaatttgtgtggaaaacgagattgaaaacttaTCACGGAAGTAAATTACAGTCAATAATATTCAGTAATTAACTAttagcatgatctacaataccttaaatgatcgtttcttttgttctaaagatttcatgacttttgaaatctttgaagctAATTGCTTTAGaattatgacttaagtttttaGCATTCTTtcattcataagtgttatagagaatgTGAAAAACTCCATAGCAAAACCGTAATaagtcaagcta includes:
- the LOC5565366 gene encoding very long-chain specific acyl-CoA dehydrogenase, mitochondrial translates to MFRLGQVVIRNGQKVKAIELRRCLSAAPQTQKRAENRPVADDKKPNMSFLTNIFRGEVQPAQVFPYPEVLDAEQKEYIAAFVDPVTRFFEEVNDPVKNDSTANIDEATADALWELGAFSLQVPPEYGGLGLNNTQYSRMCDIIGGQDLGLGIFIGAHQSIGFKGILLYGTKEQKEKYLPKVSTGRTYAAFALTEPSSGSDAGSIRCRAVKTPDGKHYVLNGSKIWISNGGIADIMTVFAQTEIEDPRTGQKKDKVTAFIVERGFGGVTSGPPENKMGIKCSNTAEVYFEDCKIPIENVLGGEGNGFKVAMNILNNGRFGMAATLSGTMRACIQKATEHATNRVQFGRKLETYGGIQEKLARMAMHHYATQSMAYMISGNMDSGSTDYHLEAAISKVFASESAWYVCDEAIQILGGMGFMKDAGLERVMRDLRIFRIFEGTNDILRLFVALTGIQYAGSHLKELQKAFKNPAANLGLIFKEGSRRAIRSIGYGGTDLAPFVAGPLKDSAKQCSESIDIFGQAVESLLIKHGKGIVEEQFMLNRLADAAIDTYAMAVVLSRASRAVQKNLPSAEHEILMAQAWCHEAADRVRVNIRKINTDSFAKNYGKMSQISKNICAHNGIAHNNPLDID